The DNA sequence GAGGTGGATTGCCACAGGCGGTGTTGGCGCGCGTGGCGCAGCAGAGTCACGGTGCTGCGGGCGGTTTGGAGCAGGCCGGCCCGTGGGGTCTGGGAGGCGTCCCGGGCGGGCGCGGGGAGTTGTTGAGTCAGCGGGCGCGGACCGAACAGCGCATCCACCACCGCGACGATGTTGGCGCCGTCCTGAACGGCGTGGTGGCTGAGATACAGCAGAGCGAACCCGTCGGGCACGTGACCGTGCAGAAGGATCATGCGCCAGGCCGGGGCTTCCTCCGGCCACGGCTCTCGCAGCGCACGACGCACTGCCGTCTCGAGAGCCTCCGGATCGCCGCCGACGTGCTGGGCGCGGATGTGCCGGGTCATGTCCGGGTCCGCTGGCATCCACCGTGCGGTCGGCCCCTTTCCGGTCAGGACGTGCGTCAGACAGGGCAGGCCGTCCAGACGCGCGGTGACGTACGCGCGCAGGCCGGCGAGATCGGGCACAGCGCCGGTCAGGTGCAGTACCGCCCCGATCCTCGCGTTGGCGTCCGGATGCTCCGCAAGCTCTTCAGCCTTGACCAGTACGAGATCGGCGGGACTGGGAGCCGGGAATGGGTTCATGCCCATCACCTCACGAGGTCGAAGACGGGTGAGTTGACGGCCGCGCCGATGAGGAACCCGACGCTGACCTGGCCGGCGGTGTGGCAGCGCAGCCGGATGCGGGACCAGCCGATCAGCACCACCACGGGAGCCAAAAGGAGCAACCAGGGGCCGAAGACCGTTGCGAGGATGGCGAGGGCACCAGAGGCAATGGCGGAGTGCACCGACACCTTCCAGAAGAAGGTGATCACCAGCAGAGCGAGCAGAACGGCGACCATCGCCGCCACCAGGGCCGTCACCTCGACGGGAGCATCCAGCCCATACAGCAGTGCGGTGCCGGTGATGACCGAGGCCATCACCCCTGGGGCCGCCACAATGCGGTCGTGCCGCCGCCGCACATGCCGGTCTCCCCAGTACTGGCGGTGCTCGCCGAGCCGAAGGATCAACGTGGGCAGCACCGCGGTGAACACCGCCGCGACCACGCCCCAGCCGATGCCGGCCCAGCCGTCGGCGTGCCAGCCCAGCAGCGGGGCCAGGAGCAGCATCCAGTTCCGGGGCTCGCCGCCGTCGCTGAGCAGCCACGCCCAGCGCGCCTCCGTTCGAGGCACCAAGTCCTGCACCGCCAGGCGCCCTTGGCCGGGCGGCGCGACTGATGCGAGCGGTGAAGCAGCCGAAGGCGCAGCCTCGTCGTCCGGCACCCTGAAAGCCCCCATCCCTTACATGGTCACGCTGTCGCCGCGCGCGGCGTTCATCGTCCGGCGGCGTTCATCGTCCAAACGACACTCGCACCGGGCCGGTCACGACACCGGCGCAGCCTGCTCGACGCCCGTCGACGCTGCCCTGGCCCCCGTGCGCGGGAGGCGGGTGCGGGTCCGGGCGGCGAAGGCGGTAATGCCCAGCGCGGCCATGCCCACCGCCCAGCCTCCGCCCAGCAGGAGGCAACTGGCCGGCACCACCTGCAGACCGGCGGCAGCCACCGAGGTCTGCACCGCTGCGTAGGCCGGCAGCAAACGCACCACGAGACTGTCCGCGTCCGGGTTGATCAGCGGGTTCTGCAGCACCAGATCAATAGAACTGATCATGATGGCGAGGAACATGCCGGCCAGCTCGCTGCGCACCACGGCCGCCAGCACCATCCCGATACCGCCGTAGACCAGGGCGCAGGTGAACATGCCCGCGGCGAGTACCAGGGGCTGCTCAGGTCGCCAGAACAAGTGCATCCACGCGGTGGTGTAGGCAGCGACCGCGGCCGCGACAAGGAGGAGCGCACTGCACTTGGCGAGCGCGAGGCCCGACCGGGGAAAGCCGGCGCGTACCAGGCGCTGATCGAACGGTGCGGAGCGGACTGTGGCGACGAACATCATGAACGCGATGACCAGCGACAGGGCCTGCAGCGCACCGTTGATCTGGAGCAGGATATTGCCGTCCATGACCACGGTGCGGCCGACCGGACGAATCCGAAACCGCAAGGGGGCAGACGCCACCACCGTGAACGCCAGCGTGGTCCACAGCGGCACGAACAGGACCACGATGAGCAGCGCCAGCCGATTACGGGCCTGCTCGATCAGCGCGAACCGCAAGGCCGTACGGAAGCAGGACCACCACCGCGTCATACCGCCGCCACTCCCGCTTCGGTCTGCTCCGTCTCCTGCAGTACGCCGGCCTCAAGTCGGTCCAGGGTGTCCAGGCGGGAGGCATCGTAGGCAAGGTGGGAAACCACCAGTACCGCGCAGCCCCGGTCCCGCAAGTCGGCTGCCAAATCCCAGAACCGCAGGTAGGTCTCCCAGTCGAAGCCCTGATACGGCTCGTCCAGGAGCAGCACCTGAGGGTCGTGCATCAGGGCAAGGACCAGGTTGAGTTTCTGGCGTGTGCCGCCGCTGAGCGCGGCCACCCGTTCGTGCCGATGGTCGCTGAAGTTCAGCCGCTCCAACAGCTCTAAGGCCCTGGTCAGGCTGCCGATGCCGTAGGCGGCCTGGAAGAACTGCAAGTGCTGCTCGACGGTGAAAGCCGGGTGAAGCACGGTGTCCTGCGGGCAGCAGCCCAGCAGGCCCGCCCGCTCCACTGCACCGCTGTCAGCGACGTGATCTCCGGCCAGGATGCGGAGCAGGGTGCTCTTACCGGCGCCGTCCTCACCGACGATGCCCACCAGTTGACCCGCAGGAAGGTCAAGCGACACACCGCGCAGGACAGGACGCTGCCGGTAGCCCTTCCGTACACCCCGCACCCGCAGCACCGGGTCAAGCGAACTCACCACTGCACCCTCCACATAGCTGCGCACCCCGGCCCAGAAGTTCTCGAGCCCTCGGTCCGACCGAACGCATTCACGTTTTCGGCTTCCAACGGTCCTACAGCTCACTCAAGGACTGGCGATGCCAGGACCGGGCCCAGTCCTGCAACGATCACGGCAGCCCACAGGACACGAATGGATACACGTCGGCTCGGTGCTGATCAGGTGCGTTCGACGAAGGCGAGATGGGTCAGACCGGGGAGTCACATCGGGCAGCGCCACGCCCCCTTCACCAGCACGACTCAATCAGCGCGCAGGTCGCAGCGCTGCGTCGTACGCCAGGAAAAGGCACCCGCTACGGATCCGGCTACACGCGCCACTGCCTCACCACCACCCAACAGGATCCGCAGCTCCCCGACCTGCGGCTTGCCTCTCACTTAACGTCCGGCGAGAAGGTTCAACTTCTGGGCCGGTGTCCGGGACTGGATCGCAGGTTCCAACCACTGGCATACCGAAGGCACCGACCGCTTCCTATGCGCCGGCCGTGAGGAGGTCGAAGACCACCGTGCGCCTTGCGGGACGGGTGGTTCTTGGCGTGGTGGGGCACTCCACCGCCTCCACGAGCGCGCGCTTCCCCGAACCGGTGCCGCCCGCTCCTCGCTGCTGTGTCGTCTTTGCAGCGGGATCATCCCCGCTCGGAGATCCCACCGGTCAGGCTGCCAGTCATAGGACACGGCCTTAGCTAGGTGACTGGCATCACATCCGGCTCCTGTCAGCAATCGCGGCGCCGTCTCGTTCGAAGGGCACGCGAACGAGACAGGAGCAATGCCATGAAGCACCGCATCGTCGTACTCGGCGCCGGATATGCCGGGGCTTTCGCCGCCGGAAACCTGGCCCGTCGGCTCTCCCCCGCCGACATCGAGATCACCGTCGTGAACGCCGTGCCCGACTTCGTCGAGCGGATGCGGCTCCACCAGCTCGCCATCGGCCAGGACCTCGCGTCCCGCAAGCTTGCCGACGTATTCGCGGGCACCGGGGTGCGGCTGTGCCTGGCGCTCGTCACCAGCGTCGACCCCGGGCGCAAGACCGTCGCCGTGACCGGCGAGGACGGCGACGGCGAGCTCGCGTACGACACGCTTCTCTACGCGCTCGGCAGCTCCGCAGCCCACCATGGCGTCCCCGGCGTGGCCGAGTACGCCTTCGATGTGACCGGCCGGTCCTCGGCGCTGCGCCTGCGCGAGCGCTTGGCCGCACTGGGCGAGGGCGGCACCGTGCTGATCGTCGGTGAGGGGCTGACCGGCATCGAGACCGCCACCGAGTTCGCCGAGTCCCGGCCCGACCTCTCGGTCTCGCTCGCCGCCCGCGGTGAGCTGGGCGCCTGGCTCTCCCCGAAGGCGCGCCGTCACCTGCGCCATGCCTTCGAGCGGCTCGGCATCACCGTCCACGAGCACACTGGCATCGAAACCGTCGAGCCGACACGGGCGATCGCCGCCGACGGTACGTCCATCCCCGCCGACGTGACCGTGTGGTCGGCCGGTTTCGCTGTGCACCCCCTCGCGGCCGCCAGCGGCCTGGAGATCGCCGAGACCGGCCAGATCGTCGTCGACCGCACCATGCGCTCGGTCTCCCACCCGGACGTCTACGCCGCCGGTGACTGCGCCTACGCCATCGGCGACAACGGCCGGCCGCTGCCGATGTCCTGCGCCTCGGCCGGCTTCACCAACATGCAGGCGACCGCCGCGATCATCTCGCGCCTGACGGGCAGCGAGGTCCCGACCACCGGGCTGAAGTACCACGGCAACCACATCAGCCTCGGGCCGCGGGACGCAATCTTCCAGATGGTGGACAGGGACGTCCGGTCGAAGTCCTGGTACCTGGGCGGCCGGACCGCCGCGCGGCTGAAGTCGGGCGTGCTCAAGGGGGCCGGGTGGGGAATCGCCCACCCCACCTTCGGCATGCCGAAACGCAAGCGCCGCCTGGCCACCGCGCCTGACCGGGCCGGTGCAGGGGCCACTGCATAGGCTGTTCAGCATGGACAGCGCAGCCATCGATCGGTTCGAGGCCAGCCGGGGCCGGCTGGCCTCGCTCGCGTACCGTCTGCTCGGCTCGGCCGCCGACGCCGAGGACGCCGTGCAGGACACGTTCCTGCGCTGGCAGGCCGCAGACCGCGAACGGGTCGAGGTACCGGAAGCGTGGCTGACCAGGGTCGTCACCAATCTCTGTCTCGACCGGCTCCGCTCGGCGCAGGCGCGCCACGAGCGAGCGGCCGGTGCCTGGTTGCCTGAGCCGCTCCTCGAGGGCGACCCCATGCTCGGCCCGGCCGATACCTTCGAGCAGCGCGAATCGGTGTCCCTCGCCGTCCTGACCCTGATGGAGCGGCTCTCGCCGGTCGAACGGGCCGTCTACGTCCTGCGTGAGGCTTTCTCGTACAGTCACGGCGAGATCGCCGGGATACTCGACATCACCGAGTCCGCGAGCCAGCAGCATGTCCACCGGGCCCGGATCCGGGTCACCGCCGAGCGCCGTCGCGGCGGCGAGGCCGACCCCGCCTCCGCGCGCCGGGTCGTCGAGGAATTCCTCGCCGCTGCCACGTCGGGGCGCACCGAACGGCTGGTGGCGCTGCTCACCGACGACGTGACGGCGGTCTCGGACGGCGCCGGACTGGCCACGCGGCTGTTGCGGTACAAGACGCGGGAGCGGGTCGCCTCCTATGTGCGGGCCGGCTTCAAGCCCACGCCGGCGAAGCGGCGGCTGGCCGGCGGTTCGCCCGCGATGCATATCGCTCTGGTCAACGGGTCCCCGGCCGTCCTCGCCGTGGTCGACGACCGGGTCGTGGGCGCCGTGGCGTTCGAAGTCAGTGATGGCAAGGTCGCGTCCCTGTGCGGCATCGCCGCCGCAGACCGGCTCGCACGCCTCAACGAGGCCTGGCGGCAGCACGAACCCGACGCGCCGGTCATCAAGGCATGGTGACCGGAGCCCCCGGCGTAGCCAACTACGAATCGTCACGGAGGGGCTGACCAGAGCGGATCCTTGACGTATTCGGGCCGGACGCCGACTTGGACCTCGGCCGTGCCGGAGTTCCACGCTGCTGCAGGGCGGCCAGTGCCCGCAGCAGCGTCGTCTTCCCCGGCGTCTTCGCCCTGACAGGCTGCCCGGCGCCCTCGATCTCGACCTCGACCTCGAGGACGGGCCGCGCGCCGTAGCCGCTGACGCCCAGTCATCTGCACGAGCACCGAACCCGCCGAGGCGATCATGCTCTATCGGGGCCCGTGTCTCTCCAGTTGCCCCGAGGTCCAAGGGTGCAACAGGACAGTCCAGTGAGAGCCGTTGACAATCCCAAGGCCTCCATGAAATCTGTGACGTACGGTACGCAAATCTTCGACTGAATCACTCAAATTCCGAAGGCGCATGCGCAAGTTCACCGAGTGTGGACAGATCTGCCGGATGTGTCCCGCTCTGCACGGATCCCTGCATCCCCGTGGAACAGAGGACACCATGAGATGGACGCACTCCGTCCGGCGGTCGGTCGTCGGCTCGCTGATAGCGGGTCTCGCCACCGCCGGGCTCCTGCCCGCCGCCTCCGCAGCCGAAGCCGCAGCCCCCAACCTGGCCCTGGGCAAGACCGCCACGGCGAGTGGGTCCCACAGCGGCTATCCCGCAGGGAACGTCACTGACGGAAGCCAGCAGACGTACTGGGAAAGCCCGTCCAACGCCTTCCCGCAGTGGATTCAGGTCGACCTCGGCGGCAGCGCCGCGATCGACGAGGTCGTCCTGAAGCTCCCCACCTCATGGGAGGCCCGTACGCAGACCCTGAGGGTTCTGGGCAGCAGTGACGGCAGCAGCTTCAGCACCCTTTCCGGCACCGCCGGGCGGCAGTTCGACCCGTCACGATCAAGCAGCGTCACAGTCGACTTCGACTCCACGGACGTCCGGTACGTGCGGGTGCAGGTGACAGCGAACACCGGTTGGCCCGCGGCGCAGGTATCCGAGCTGGAGATCTACGGGGAGGAGGGCGAGCCCCCGCCGCCTGTGAACGGGACCAACCTGGCGGTCAACAAGCCGATCGAGGCGTCCTCCTCGACGCAGAACTACGTGGCCGCCAACGCCAACGACAACAACGTGAGCACCTACTGGGAGTCCAGCGGCAGTCCGTCGACGCTCACGGTGAAGCTGGGCGCCGACGCGGACCTCGAAGGGGTCGTGGTCAAACTCAACCCCGACGCCGCATGGTCAACCCGTACCCAGAACATCGAGGTGCTCGGGCGTGCGCAGAACGCCTCCGAGTACACCTCGCTCAAGGCGCGCGCCGACTACACCTTCAATCCATCGTCGAACCAGAACGCGGTGACGATCCCGGTGACCGGTCGCTACGCCGACGTCCAGCTGAAGATCTACACCAACAGCTCCGGCTTCGGCGGCCAGGTCGCCGAGTTCCAGGTCATCGGAGTCGGGGCCCCCAACCCGGACCTCACCGTCACCGAGCTCACCTGGACTCCCGCAGCGCCGAGCGAGAGCGACGCGATCACGGTGAACGCCACCGTCCGCAACGGCGGTTCCGCGGCCGGGGCCGCGACCACGTTGAACGTCAGTCTGGGCGGCACGGTCGCCGGCAGCGGCTCGGTGCGCGCCCTCGGCGTGGGAGAGACGGCGACCGTCCCGGTGACGGTCGGCAAGCGGGCAACGGGCAGCTACACCGTCTCCGCGGTGGTCGACCCCAACGACACCGTGGCTGAGCTGGACAACAGCAACAACAGCCGGACGGCGGACGCGAAGCTGGTCGTCGGCCAGGCCCCCGGTCCCGACCTTGAGGTCACGGACATCGTCTCCAGCCCGGCCAACCCGGCCGTGGGCTCGAACGTCACCTTCAACGTGAAGGTGCACAACCGTGGCACCAGCGCCGTCGGCGCCGGCTCGGTCACCCGACTGACAGTCGGCGGAACCACGCTCAATGGCACCGCTCCCGCGATCTCCGCCGGTGACACCGCCACCGTGGCCATCGGCGGCAGCTGGACCGCGACCAACGGCGGCGCCACCCTCACCGCCACCGCGGACGCCACCGGCGTGGTCACCGAGACCAACGAGAACAACAACGTGTTCGCGCGCTCGATCGTGGTCGGCCGTGGCGCGGCGGTGCCGTACGTGGAGTACGAGGCCGAGGACGCCCAGTACACGGGCACCCTCCTGCAGACCGACAGCGAACGCACCTTCGGGCACACCAACTTCGCCACCGAGTCGTCGGGGCGCGAGTCCGTACGCCTCAACTCCTCAGGGCAGTACGTGGAGTTCACCTCGACCAGCGCGTCGAACTCCATCGTCGTGCGCAACTCGATCCCGGATGCCGCGGGCGGCGGCGGCCAGGAGGCCACGCTCAGCCTCTATGCGAACGGCACGTTCGTGCAGAAGCTGACCCTCACCTCCAAGTACAGCTGGCTGTACGGCAACTCCGACGACCCCGAGGGCCTGACCAACACCCCGCAGACCGATGCGCGACGGCTGTTCGACGAGTCGCACGCGCTGCTGTCGCAGACGTATCCGGCGGGCACCAAGTTCAAGCTGCAGCGCGACGCCGGTGACAACGCGGCGTACTACATCGTCGACATGATCGACCTGGAGCAGGTGGCACCGGCCGCGAGCAAGCCCGCCGAGTGCACCTCGATCACCGAGTACGGCGCCATCCCGAACGACGGCATCGACGACACGGACGCCATCCAGCGGGCGGTGACGGCCGACCAGAACGGCACCATCGACTGTGTGTGGATTCCGGCCGGGCAGTGGCGCCAGGAACAGAAGATCCTCACCGACGACCCGCTGAACCGGGGCGACTACAACCAGGTGGGCATCCGGGACGTCACGATCCGCGGCGCGGGCATGTGGCACTCCCAGCTCTACACCCTGACCCCGCCGCACCAGGCCGGCGGCATCAACCACCCGCACGAGGGCAACTTCGGCTTCGACATCGACGACAACACCAAGATCTCCGACATCGCCATCTTCGGCTCGGGCACCATTCGCGGCGGCGGCGCGGAGGGCGGAGTCGGCCTGAACGGCCGCTTCGGCGAGGACACCAAGATCACGAACGTATGGATCGAGCACGCCAACGTGGGCGTCTGGGTGGGCCGCGACTACTCCAACATCCCCGACCTGTGGGGCCCCGGCGACCGCCTGGAGTTCAGCGGCATGCGCGTCCGGAACACGTATGCCGACGGCGTGAACTTCACCAACGGGACGCGGAACTCGACCGTGTTCAACTCCTCGTTCCGCAACACCGGTGACGACGCGCTCGCGGTGTGGGCCAGCAAGTACGTGAAGGACCAGTCGGTGGACATCGGCCACGACAACCACTTCCGCAACAACACCGTCCAGCTGCCGTGGCGCGCCAACGGCATCGCCGTGTACGGCGGTTACGGCAACACCATCGAGAACAACCTCGTCTACGACACCATGAACTACCCGGGCATCATGCTCGCCACGGACCACGATCCGATCCCGTTCTCGGGACAGACGTTGATCGCCAACAATGGGTTGTACCGCACGGGCGGCGCGTTCTGGGGCGAGGTCCAGGAGTTCGGCGCCATCACGCTTTTCGCAGCGGGTCCCGACATCCCCGGCGTCACGATCCGCGACACGGAGATCCACGACTCGACCTACGACGGCATCCAGTTCAAGACGGGTGGCGGTGCCGTACCGAACGCCAAGATCGACAACGTGAAGATCACCAAGTCCAACAACGGCGCGGGTATCCGCGCGATGGGAGGCGCACGCGGTAGCGCGACACTGACCAATGTGACCATCAGTGACTCGGCCGACGGGAACGTCCTCATCGAACCGGGCTCGCAGTTCGTGATCAACGGCACCACGACGGCGGCTCCGTAGCCACTCTCGATCGTCATGACGCCGGCCGCCGACGAGCCCCGGCGTCATGACATCCGTTTGGTGACCCGCACCACCCATGTCGTCTTCGAATGATGCCGCGGTTGCCACCGCTGGCAGGCCGCGCAAGAGCGTCCATGGGCAGAGACTCTCAGCCGCCCTCGCAGACAAGAGCGAGCACCACGATTGCCTGGCCTGGACACCGTACGTGATCGGCAGCATCGACGATGCGACTGCAGCGCCTAGATTCCCGCCGTATTCTCCGCGAGGAGGTAACAGGATCTGGCTCGGCCAACGGCCCTGTGTGAAGGGGCGGTTACGTCGTCGCCGACGGGCCGGCCCCGTCCTCGGCGTCGACGTTGTCCGGCACGAGGCTCATTGCTGAGCCTGCTCAGGTGCCGGGCGGACTGGTTGGTTTATCTTCCCGAAGGGGACGTGCACGCTGGGGGTGCTGCGGGCTGTGCCTGTCAGGTGGCTGACCTGGTCGTCGAAGAAGATGTGGGGCTTGAGGACCTCCATGATCGTGCTCTTGTCTATGCCGCCGAGGAAGAAGGCGTCGTTGACGGTCACGCCCCAGTTCTTCAGGCTGCGCACCGGGCGTTCATGAGCGGGTGCGTTGCGGGCGGTGACAAGGGAGACGTGGACGCGGATCTTGTAGTCGGCGTCTTGTGCCCGCTGTTCTTCTTCGCGCTGCTGGAGACGGTTGATCCCGGCGAGGAAGTCCCGTAGTGGTCCCGGGTCGTGCGGGGTGGCGGCGTTCGTCGTCTCGTGGGAGTGGAAGCCCTTGATGCCGTCGGCCTGGTAGATCTGTTCCGAGGCGTCGTCGGCGAGGACTCCGTCGAAGTCGAAGGCGATCCGCAGGTCCTGGTCATCGTCCTCGTCGGCCGTGGCAGGACCGAGGACGCGGCCGGCGGGCAGCCCAAGCGTGACGGCCTCGCGGACGTCGGTCTCGTTCGCGGACAGGAACAGGGACATGTTCAGGGCGGGCATGAAGCGGTAGGGC is a window from the Streptomyces sp. NBC_00299 genome containing:
- a CDS encoding ABC transporter permease — its product is MRFALIEQARNRLALLIVVLFVPLWTTLAFTVVASAPLRFRIRPVGRTVVMDGNILLQINGALQALSLVIAFMMFVATVRSAPFDQRLVRAGFPRSGLALAKCSALLLVAAAVAAYTTAWMHLFWRPEQPLVLAAGMFTCALVYGGIGMVLAAVVRSELAGMFLAIMISSIDLVLQNPLINPDADSLVVRLLPAYAAVQTSVAAAGLQVVPASCLLLGGGWAVGMAALGITAFAARTRTRLPRTGARAASTGVEQAAPVS
- a CDS encoding ABC transporter ATP-binding protein, with the translated sequence MRSYVEGAVVSSLDPVLRVRGVRKGYRQRPVLRGVSLDLPAGQLVGIVGEDGAGKSTLLRILAGDHVADSGAVERAGLLGCCPQDTVLHPAFTVEQHLQFFQAAYGIGSLTRALELLERLNFSDHRHERVAALSGGTRQKLNLVLALMHDPQVLLLDEPYQGFDWETYLRFWDLAADLRDRGCAVLVVSHLAYDASRLDTLDRLEAGVLQETEQTEAGVAAV
- a CDS encoding NAD(P)/FAD-dependent oxidoreductase — protein: MKHRIVVLGAGYAGAFAAGNLARRLSPADIEITVVNAVPDFVERMRLHQLAIGQDLASRKLADVFAGTGVRLCLALVTSVDPGRKTVAVTGEDGDGELAYDTLLYALGSSAAHHGVPGVAEYAFDVTGRSSALRLRERLAALGEGGTVLIVGEGLTGIETATEFAESRPDLSVSLAARGELGAWLSPKARRHLRHAFERLGITVHEHTGIETVEPTRAIAADGTSIPADVTVWSAGFAVHPLAAASGLEIAETGQIVVDRTMRSVSHPDVYAAGDCAYAIGDNGRPLPMSCASAGFTNMQATAAIISRLTGSEVPTTGLKYHGNHISLGPRDAIFQMVDRDVRSKSWYLGGRTAARLKSGVLKGAGWGIAHPTFGMPKRKRRLATAPDRAGAGATA
- a CDS encoding sigma-70 family RNA polymerase sigma factor — encoded protein: MDSAAIDRFEASRGRLASLAYRLLGSAADAEDAVQDTFLRWQAADRERVEVPEAWLTRVVTNLCLDRLRSAQARHERAAGAWLPEPLLEGDPMLGPADTFEQRESVSLAVLTLMERLSPVERAVYVLREAFSYSHGEIAGILDITESASQQHVHRARIRVTAERRRGGEADPASARRVVEEFLAAATSGRTERLVALLTDDVTAVSDGAGLATRLLRYKTRERVASYVRAGFKPTPAKRRLAGGSPAMHIALVNGSPAVLAVVDDRVVGAVAFEVSDGKVASLCGIAAADRLARLNEAWRQHEPDAPVIKAW
- a CDS encoding discoidin domain-containing protein, with product MRWTHSVRRSVVGSLIAGLATAGLLPAASAAEAAAPNLALGKTATASGSHSGYPAGNVTDGSQQTYWESPSNAFPQWIQVDLGGSAAIDEVVLKLPTSWEARTQTLRVLGSSDGSSFSTLSGTAGRQFDPSRSSSVTVDFDSTDVRYVRVQVTANTGWPAAQVSELEIYGEEGEPPPPVNGTNLAVNKPIEASSSTQNYVAANANDNNVSTYWESSGSPSTLTVKLGADADLEGVVVKLNPDAAWSTRTQNIEVLGRAQNASEYTSLKARADYTFNPSSNQNAVTIPVTGRYADVQLKIYTNSSGFGGQVAEFQVIGVGAPNPDLTVTELTWTPAAPSESDAITVNATVRNGGSAAGAATTLNVSLGGTVAGSGSVRALGVGETATVPVTVGKRATGSYTVSAVVDPNDTVAELDNSNNSRTADAKLVVGQAPGPDLEVTDIVSSPANPAVGSNVTFNVKVHNRGTSAVGAGSVTRLTVGGTTLNGTAPAISAGDTATVAIGGSWTATNGGATLTATADATGVVTETNENNNVFARSIVVGRGAAVPYVEYEAEDAQYTGTLLQTDSERTFGHTNFATESSGRESVRLNSSGQYVEFTSTSASNSIVVRNSIPDAAGGGGQEATLSLYANGTFVQKLTLTSKYSWLYGNSDDPEGLTNTPQTDARRLFDESHALLSQTYPAGTKFKLQRDAGDNAAYYIVDMIDLEQVAPAASKPAECTSITEYGAIPNDGIDDTDAIQRAVTADQNGTIDCVWIPAGQWRQEQKILTDDPLNRGDYNQVGIRDVTIRGAGMWHSQLYTLTPPHQAGGINHPHEGNFGFDIDDNTKISDIAIFGSGTIRGGGAEGGVGLNGRFGEDTKITNVWIEHANVGVWVGRDYSNIPDLWGPGDRLEFSGMRVRNTYADGVNFTNGTRNSTVFNSSFRNTGDDALAVWASKYVKDQSVDIGHDNHFRNNTVQLPWRANGIAVYGGYGNTIENNLVYDTMNYPGIMLATDHDPIPFSGQTLIANNGLYRTGGAFWGEVQEFGAITLFAAGPDIPGVTIRDTEIHDSTYDGIQFKTGGGAVPNAKIDNVKITKSNNGAGIRAMGGARGSATLTNVTISDSADGNVLIEPGSQFVINGTTTAAP
- a CDS encoding 5'-nucleotidase, whose product is MAVYELKDRLVVGIASSALFDLEEADAVFRDQGEEAYRAYQEEHLDDTLDKGVAFPFIRRLLSLNDLSPDDPLVEVIILSRNDPDTGLRVMRSIQSHDLPISRAIFMQGRSPYRFMPALNMSLFLSANETDVREAVTLGLPAGRVLGPATADEDDDQDLRIAFDFDGVLADDASEQIYQADGIKGFHSHETTNAATPHDPGPLRDFLAGINRLQQREEEQRAQDADYKIRVHVSLVTARNAPAHERPVRSLKNWGVTVNDAFFLGGIDKSTIMEVLKPHIFFDDQVSHLTGTARSTPSVHVPFGKINQPVRPAPEQAQQ